A region of Necator americanus strain Aroian chromosome I, whole genome shotgun sequence DNA encodes the following proteins:
- a CDS encoding hypothetical protein (NECATOR_CHRI.G776.T1) yields MYVMGCAFFSHRSVPLKASLYESEVARISGGVFVYGIVDYGEEGDSVHFFLIAVKKRHYGYGFERSGAVLSTPSLFGAYFDDILVAGGAIGEHNARQEVVLKRIKDYGIRVRLDKCAFLQTEITYLEFVTNAQGRRPDPEKIKAIQKMPAPKDVSQLRSFLGLINFYGNFVKDLHNLRAPLDTLTKEDVVYTWTPECQSSFDKIKAVLSSDLLLTHFDPSLPIIVAADASNY; encoded by the coding sequence ATGTACGTCATGGgatgcgcttttttttcgcacaggAGTGTTCCACTTAAAGCATCACTctatgaatctgaggtggcgcggatttcaggtggagtattcgtgtacgggatcgtagattatggagaggagggtgattccgtccatttcttcctaattgccgtaaaaaaacgacactatggatatggcttcgagcgttccggcgcggtACTTTCTACACCGAGTTTGTTTGGAGCCTATTTCGACGACATATTGGTCGCTGGTGGGGCCATCGGCGAACACAATGCACGACAAGAGGTCGTACTCAAGCGGATTAAAGACTACGGAATCCGTGTTCGACTCGACAAATGTGCTTTCCTGCAGACGGAGATCACCTACCTTGAGTTCGTCACCAACGCACAAGGACGACGCCCCGATCCTGAAAAGATCAAAGCTATTCAGAAGATGCCCGCTCCGAAGGACGTTAGTCAACTTCGCTCGTTTCTGGGACTCATAAATTTCTACGGAAACTTCGTCAAggatctccacaatctacgcgCTCCTTTGGACACTCTCACGAAAGAGGATGTTGTCTACACATGGACACCGGAGTGTCAGTCTTCCTTCGACAAAATTAAGGCAGTCCTAAGCTCGGATCTCCTTTTGACCCACTTTGACCCAAGTCTCCCGATCATCGTTGCCGCTGATGCTTCCAATTACTG